The following DNA comes from Mucisphaera calidilacus.
GCTGATGTCGAAGTCCTTGCCGATGCCGCACCCCAGCGCTGTCACGAGGTCGGCCAGTTCCTTGTTGTCGAGCACCTTCTTGAGCGTCGCCGACTCGACGTTGAGTACCTTGCCACGCAGCGGGAGCACCGCCTGGCGGTGACGGTCGCGCCCCTGCTTGGCCGACCCGCCCGCCGAGTCACCCTCGACGATGAACAGCTCCGTTTCCGACCGGTCGCGTGCCAGGCAGTCCGAGAGCTTGCCCGGCAGCATGAGGCGTGCGGTGGGTGTCTTGCGCGATACCGCCGCCGAGGCCGCCCGCGACGCCTCGCGCGCCCGCGCTGCGGCGATGATCCGCGCGACGATCGCCTGGGCTGCCGTGCCGTTGGCGTTGAGCCACTGCTCGAGTGAACCACGCACCGCGTTGTCCACCATGGCCGTCGCCTCGGGGTTGTTCAGCCGGTCCTTGGTCTGACCCTGGAACTGCGGGTCGCCGATGAAGACCGAGACGATCGCCAGCAGGCCCTCGCGCAGGTCGTCGGCGGTCAGCGTCACGCCGCGCGGCGCCAGGCTGTGCGTCTCGATGTAGTTGCGGATCGCCTTGCCCAGCCCGGCCCGGAAGCCGTTCTCGTGGGTTCCCCCGTCGCCGGTGGGGATGCCGTTGACGTAGCTCCGGACGTACTCGTCGGTCGACTCGGTCCAGCGAAGCACCAGCTCGACCCGCCCGCCGTTGTCTTTCTCGGTCCAGAAGCTCGCCTCGTGGATCGGCCGTGCCGATCGTGCCTTCATCAGGTGGTCGAGGTACTGGCGGATCCCCTCGTCGTGCTGATAGACCACCTTGCGATCGTCGCCCGAGGCGGCCTCGTCCTCGAAGACGACACGCAGCCCGCGGTGCAGGTAGCTGATCACCTCCAGCCGCTCGCGGATGATCGACGGGTCGAACTTCGTCTTGGGGAAGATCGTGGGGTCGGGGGTGAAGGCGATCGTCGTGCCCGTCCCCCGCGCGCCGGGCTTGGCCTTGAGCTTGCCCTTCGCCTTGCCCGCCGAGAATGACAGGCTGTAGCGTTTGCCGCCGCGACGCACCTCCGCGTCCAGTTGTTTCGAGAGCGCGTTGACCACCGAGGCCCCGACGCCGTGCAGCCCGCCCGAGGTCTTGTAGTTCTGCCCCTCGAACTTCCCGCCCGCGTGGAGCGTCGTCAGGATGATCTCCAGCGCCGACTTCTTGTGCTTGGGGTGGATGTCAACCGGGATCCCCCGGCCGTTGTCCGACACCGTCACCGTCTGGTGCTCGGCGTCGAGCGTGACCACCACCTCGGTGGCGTGCCCGTTCATCGCCTCGTCGACCGCGTTGTCCACGATCTCCCACACCAGGTGGTGCAGCCCCGTCGACCCCACGCCCCCGATGTACATGCCCGGCCGCTTGCGTACCGGGTCCAGTCCCTCGAGAACCGTGATGTCCTTGGCGGTGTAGGCGGCGGCTGCGGCGGGGCTCATCGGCACGTCTTCCCTGACGTTGGTCCGTCTCTCGCAAAACAAAAAACAGGGTCGGGCCCCTCAGCCCGACCCCGGGAGACACAGCCGATCATACATGACCAGCACGCACGCGACGTTGTTGGGTCTCAGATTCGGTCAGTCCAGTTGCACGCTTACCGTGCGGTCCTGGTGGATCACAAAGCGGATCGGCCCGCTGTAGCCGTCCGAGTAGTAACGCGCCATCTTGATCGGACGCCAGAACCGGCCCTGACCCGGCTCGGTCCAGTGAACCTCGGCGTGCCGCGGCGCCGTCAGGGCACCGTGCTTGAGGTCCTCGTCCTGATCCGGGCGGATCGTGCCGAAGCTCATCGGCATCTCGGCCCCCGTGATCACCACCTCGCTGATCTTGTTCCGGGTCTGATTTTCCACCCAGAACACCAGCGGCTTAGCCGGTTCGGTCTTCACCCCCGCCTCGGCTTCCTTGGGCCCACAACCCGTCAGCAGAACGGCCAGAATCGCACCAACAGCAAAAACGATCGCACAATGTTTCAGCATTCGACACCTCCATGAGCGTGCGGCCCGGCCCATCCGTACCGC
Coding sequences within:
- a CDS encoding DNA gyrase/topoisomerase IV subunit B — protein: MSPAAAAAYTAKDITVLEGLDPVRKRPGMYIGGVGSTGLHHLVWEIVDNAVDEAMNGHATEVVVTLDAEHQTVTVSDNGRGIPVDIHPKHKKSALEIILTTLHAGGKFEGQNYKTSGGLHGVGASVVNALSKQLDAEVRRGGKRYSLSFSAGKAKGKLKAKPGARGTGTTIAFTPDPTIFPKTKFDPSIIRERLEVISYLHRGLRVVFEDEAASGDDRKVVYQHDEGIRQYLDHLMKARSARPIHEASFWTEKDNGGRVELVLRWTESTDEYVRSYVNGIPTGDGGTHENGFRAGLGKAIRNYIETHSLAPRGVTLTADDLREGLLAIVSVFIGDPQFQGQTKDRLNNPEATAMVDNAVRGSLEQWLNANGTAAQAIVARIIAAARAREASRAASAAVSRKTPTARLMLPGKLSDCLARDRSETELFIVEGDSAGGSAKQGRDRHRQAVLPLRGKVLNVESATLKKVLDNKELADLVTALGCGIGKDFDISRLRYQRLILLADADSDGHHITTLLLTFVYRFLPGLIQDGRVYVAMPPLYRIDIGQETMWAADDADRERILAEANGRSKVEITRFKGLGEMMPKVLWETTLNPETRRLLRVEIPDAIEADRVVNELMGKDASARFRFIMERAETAEALDV